The nucleotide window ACGTTTTCAGCAAAAAAAAGTAGGATTGCTAATAGTGAGGTGACAACATGTTAAATCCATTAGTCGAATTTTGCATTAGTAATTTAGCAAATGGTGCGCAACAAACATATGAACAACTGGAGCAAGATCCTGATATTGATGTATTGGAATATGGCTGCTTAAGCTACTGCACAAAATGCGCCGAAAACTTTTATGCTGTTGTGAACGGGGATATAGTTGAGGCGGATACTCCAGAAGAGCTGACGAAGCGCATTTATGAATATATAGAAGAAAATCCGTTGTGGTAAACGACCCACACCGGATTTCTTTTTGTTTATTTAATAAGTTCCAACAAATTTTCTACACAATAATTAGGCAACTTTGCTTGTTTTTTTACAATCTCAGTAGGCGTAACACCCGTATTGACATGAATTGTATTACAACCGAAGTTTATTCCACACAAA belongs to Solibacillus sp. FSL W7-1436 and includes:
- a CDS encoding YuzB family protein codes for the protein MLNPLVEFCISNLANGAQQTYEQLEQDPDIDVLEYGCLSYCTKCAENFYAVVNGDIVEADTPEELTKRIYEYIEENPLW